CCTCGGCGGTGAGCAGGAGATAGGTACCGTCGATCTTGTAGAGGTGCGGGGCCTCGGACCAGCGGGCGCCCGGCCGGCTTCCCGACCACAGGACGTACTCGGGTCCTGTGAGCCGTAGCTCGTGGGGAAGGTATGCGCGCATCCAGATCTCGGTGTGGCCGGCGGCCTCGTCCACCACACGGGAGGCGGTGAACCAGGCCCGGCCGTCGCCGTCCGGCCCGTCGTCGAAGAAGAGCGACGGGTCGAAGCCCTCGCCCTCCAGCCAGTGCGGCTCCGACCACGGTCCCGCCGGGTCGGTCGCCGTGACGACGAAGTGGCCGGGGCCGTCCATCAGCGTGCAGACGAGGTGGAAGACCCCGTCATGGTGCCGGATCGTCGGTGCGAACAGGCCGCGTGAGGGCTCGCACCCGTCGAGGTCGAGCTGGGACGGCCGGTCGAGCGCGGAGCCGAGGCGCCGCCAGTTCACGAGATCGCGGCTGTGGAACACCGGAAGGCCCGGGAACCACTCGAAGCTGGACGTCACCAGGTAGTAGTCCGCCCCCACCCGGCAGACGGACGGGTCGGGCCGGAACCCGGGCAGTACGGGATCACCGAACGGCGTGCTCATGAGATCACCGGGCCGATCTCGACCGGCACGGACAGCACCCGGTCGGCCGCCGGGTGGCGTACGGGGCCGTGCAGGGTGAAGGAGCCCTGGAGCGGAAGATCGCCGCTGGACCGTCCGACGGCCACGCCGATCTCCCCGGGTTCCACTCTTCTGCGCAGGTCGAGCCCGGTGAACGAGGTCCGGTCGGCATGGACGGAGAAGGTGACCCGGGCGGCCGCGCCCGGCTGCAGCTCGACCCTGCCGAATCCGGCGAGCCACCGCAGCGGCCGGACGACGGACGCCTCGGGGTCGGAGAGGTACAGCTGCACCACCTCGGTCCCGGCCACCTCGCCGACGTTGCGCACGGTCACCCCGACGGACACGGATCCGTCCGTCGGGGCGGAGGGGTCCACGGTCAGATCCGTGTACGCGAAGCTGGTCCAGGTCAGCCCGTGTCCGAACGGGAACAGCGGCGTCGGGTCCACCGAGCTCCAGTCGGTGCGGCCGCCCAGCGTGGAGTGCAGGTAGGTGCCGGGCTGTCCGCCGACCTGGCGGGGGAGGGAGACGGGGAGCCGGCCGCCCGGCTCCGCGGCCCCGCTGATGATCCGGGCCAGCGCCGTCCCGCCCTCCTCGCCGGGGAAGAAGGCCTGGACGACGGCCGCCGCGCGCTCGGCGAGCGAGCCGAGGGCGTACGGCCGTCCGGAGACGAGGACCAGGACGGTCGGCACCCCGGAGTCGAGGGCCGCGGCGGCGATCGCGGCCTGGTCGCCGGGCAGGTCGAGGGTCGCGGCGTCGCAGCCCTCTCCCGAGGTGCCCCGGCCGAACATGCCGGCCCGGTCGCCGAGGACGAGCACGTTCACGTCCGGTGCGTCGTCGGTGACCGTGAACCCGGCGGCGGTGAGCGCCTCGCCGAGCGTCGGGATCTCCACGCCGGGATCGCCGGGCAGCGCGATGTGGTTGGGGAAGGAGTAGCAGCCGAGGAAGGAGTGGGGGTCGTCCACGTACGGCCCGGTGACCGAGACCCGGCACGGCCGCAGCGGCAGGATGCCGTCGTTGGCGAGCAGGACGGTGGACCGTTCGGCGATGAGTCGGGCGAGGTCCCGGTTCTCCGGCGGATCGAGGTCGATCGGCCCGGGCTTGAGGGGTTCCCATCCGGGGTCGAGCAGGCCGAGTTCGGCCTTCTGCAGGAGCACCCGTTCCGCCGCCCGGTCGACGAGTTCCTCGGACACGTCTCCCGACCGTACGAGTGCGGTCAGCGGCTCGCCGTAGCAGCGGGCCGTGGGCAGTTCGACGTCGATTCCGGCGGTCAGCGCCAGCGCGCCGGCCGCGCCACGCGATCCGGCGACGCCGTGCCGGGACTCCAGGAAGGAGACCGAGTAGTAGTCGGCGACGACGGTGCCGTCGAAGCCGAGCTCGTCCCTGAGCAGTCCGGTGAGGAGGCGTTCGTCGGCGGCGACGGGGACGCCGTCCACGTCGGTGTAACTGTTCATCACCGACCGGGCGCCGCCCTCGCGCAGCGCCCGGACGAAGGGCTCGACCAGCACGTCGGCGAACTCGCGCGGCCCCACGGCGACCGGAGCCATGTTCCGGCCGCCGCGCGAGGACGAGTACCCGGCGAAGTGCTTGAGCGTCGCCACGACGCCCGCGCCTTCCAGGCCCTGGACGTAAGCGGTCCCCATCGCGCCGACGAGGTAGGGGTCCTCGCCCATGCACTCCTCGGTCCTGCCCCACCGGTGGTCGCGGACCACGTCGAGCACCGGAGCGAGGCCCTGGTGGACGCCGACCCGCCGCATCCCGTCGCCGATGGCCGCGGCCATCCGCCGTACGAGTTCGGGGTCGAAGGACGCGCCCCAGGCGAGCGGCCCGGGGAAGACGGTGGCGCCGAGCGTCATGAACCCGGTCAGGCACTCCTCGTGGGCCAGCGCCGGGATGCCGAACCGGCCGGCCTCCGTCACCTGCCGCTGGAGCGCGGCGAGCCGCTCCATCCCGGCCTCCGCGGCGATCGGCGCGGTGCCGTACACCCGGGTGAGCTGGCCGAGACCGTGCCCGACGATGTCGTCGAGACCCGGCGCCGGCTCGCCGGAGTCGTCCTCCATGGGCGCCACGGGCGCACCGGGATCGGAGGGCAGGGCCCAGAAGCCGGCGAGTTGTCCCGCCTTCTCCTCCAGCGTCATCCGACTCAGCAGATCGGCGACGCGCACGGAAGCGGGCAGGAGGGGGTCACGCCAGGGCTCACTCACGGGGTTCTTCTTCTCCTAGAGACGGGGCGGGGCGGTGGAGACGCGGACCTTCAGTTCGGTCGAGAGCTCCATCCGGGGGCTGACCAGGGGCTGGTCCTCCAGAAGCTGGAACAGGGCGCGGGCGGCGAGCCGGCCCATCTCCTCCAGCGGCTGACGCACCGTCGTCAGCGGCGGTGACAGCCAATCGCACATCGGCAGGTCGTCGAAGCCGACCACGCTGAGGTCCCGCGGGATGCTCAGTCCGCTCTGCCGGGCGGCCTCGTAGACACCCATCGCCTGTTGGTCGCTGCCCGCGAAGATGGCGGTCGGCGGCTCGGGCAGGGCGAGGAGCTCCTGCGCGCACCGGAATCCGCCCTCGTGCTGGAAGTCGCCGAAGCGGATGAGGTCGCGGTCGACCTCGATCCCGGCCCGCTCCAGGGCGGCCCGGTAGCCGTCGATGCGGGCCTGGCTGCAGAGCATCTCCTTGCGCCCGCCGATCGCGGCGATACGGCGATGCCCCAGCTCCAGCAGGTGTTCGGTGGCGGCGAGGCCGCCGGCCCAGTTGGTCGCGCCGATGCTCGGGACACCGTTGTCCGGCAGGTCGATCGGGTCGATGACGACCAGCGCCACCCCGCCCCGCTCGACCTGGGCGCGCTGCGCCTCGGTGACCGAGGCGGTGACGAGGATGACGCCGTCGCTGTGGTGCTGGACCGGCAGCGCGGACCAGCTCGACGGGGTGGCCTCGCCGGGCGGGACGAGCGACACGACGGTGCCGACGCCCCGCTGGGCGCACTCGGCCTCGACGCCGCGCAGGATCTCGACCGCCCAGGCGCTGTCCAGGCCGCCGATGATCAGGTCGACGAGGCCCGATCTGCGGGCCCGGTTCTGCCGGCCGGGCTGGAGGTAGTTGTGCGACCGAAGCAGGCCCTCGATCCGCTCGCGGGTCGAGGGCGCGACGTCGGAGCGGCCGTTGATCACCTTGGAGACGGTGGCCTGGGAGACCCCCGCCTCCGCGGCGATGACGGCCAGAGTCGCACGCTGCTCGCTCAACTTCTCTCCTTTTCGACGCCGTCGGTCGACGACATGTTTCGCAAACTTTCGAAGAGTTTCTGGGCGGCGTGACGACTTGTCAAGACCTGTATTGCGGCCAGGTTTCCGAGATAAATCGGTGAGAAGTCTTGACCGTGGTGTCTGTCGTTCCTAGGTTGTGGCACCACGTAATTCGAGAGAGTTTCGAAAAGTTTTCGAGCGTATCCCCCTCACGGAGGTCCCATGGCCAGCACCACCCCGAGCCGACGCAGCTTCCTGGCGCTCGCGGGCTTGACCGCACTGTCCGTCCCCCTGACGGCGGCCTGCGGGTCCGGCGGATCGGGCGGCGGGGCGGCGACCGACGGCAAGGTGACGTTCGACTGGTGGAACATCGCCACCACGGAGCCGGGCAAGTCCCTCTTCCCGGAGATCTCCACGGCGTTCACGAAGGCGCACCCGAAGATCGCGATCAACACGACCTCGCTGGAGAACGAGGCGTTCAAGTCCAAGCTGACCGCCACCACCTCCTCGGGCAAGCTCCCCGACGTCTACCAGACCTGGGGCGGCGGCGTGCTCCAGCAGCAGGTCGACGCGGGCCTCGTCGAGGACATCACCGACCTCGCGGACTGGTCGTCGCAGTTCACCCCGGTCTCGCTCTCGGCCTACCAGATCGAGGGCCGCCTCTACGCCATCCCGTACGACATCGGCATGGTCGGCTTCTGGTACAACAAGAAGCTCTTCGCGAAGGCCGGGATCACCACGCCGCCGGCCACCTGG
The DNA window shown above is from Streptomyces vietnamensis and carries:
- a CDS encoding LacI family DNA-binding transcriptional regulator; amino-acid sequence: MSEQRATLAVIAAEAGVSQATVSKVINGRSDVAPSTRERIEGLLRSHNYLQPGRQNRARRSGLVDLIIGGLDSAWAVEILRGVEAECAQRGVGTVVSLVPPGEATPSSWSALPVQHHSDGVILVTASVTEAQRAQVERGGVALVVIDPIDLPDNGVPSIGATNWAGGLAATEHLLELGHRRIAAIGGRKEMLCSQARIDGYRAALERAGIEVDRDLIRFGDFQHEGGFRCAQELLALPEPPTAIFAGSDQQAMGVYEAARQSGLSIPRDLSVVGFDDLPMCDWLSPPLTTVRQPLEEMGRLAARALFQLLEDQPLVSPRMELSTELKVRVSTAPPRL
- a CDS encoding beta-glucosidase codes for the protein MSEPWRDPLLPASVRVADLLSRMTLEEKAGQLAGFWALPSDPGAPVAPMEDDSGEPAPGLDDIVGHGLGQLTRVYGTAPIAAEAGMERLAALQRQVTEAGRFGIPALAHEECLTGFMTLGATVFPGPLAWGASFDPELVRRMAAAIGDGMRRVGVHQGLAPVLDVVRDHRWGRTEECMGEDPYLVGAMGTAYVQGLEGAGVVATLKHFAGYSSSRGGRNMAPVAVGPREFADVLVEPFVRALREGGARSVMNSYTDVDGVPVAADERLLTGLLRDELGFDGTVVADYYSVSFLESRHGVAGSRGAAGALALTAGIDVELPTARCYGEPLTALVRSGDVSEELVDRAAERVLLQKAELGLLDPGWEPLKPGPIDLDPPENRDLARLIAERSTVLLANDGILPLRPCRVSVTGPYVDDPHSFLGCYSFPNHIALPGDPGVEIPTLGEALTAAGFTVTDDAPDVNVLVLGDRAGMFGRGTSGEGCDAATLDLPGDQAAIAAAALDSGVPTVLVLVSGRPYALGSLAERAAAVVQAFFPGEEGGTALARIISGAAEPGGRLPVSLPRQVGGQPGTYLHSTLGGRTDWSSVDPTPLFPFGHGLTWTSFAYTDLTVDPSAPTDGSVSVGVTVRNVGEVAGTEVVQLYLSDPEASVVRPLRWLAGFGRVELQPGAAARVTFSVHADRTSFTGLDLRRRVEPGEIGVAVGRSSGDLPLQGSFTLHGPVRHPAADRVLSVPVEIGPVIS